TGACGTCGGCGAAGGTGGACAGCCACAGCGGCAGGGTGCGCTGGTCCTCGCGGGTCATCACGACCAGGGCGAGGGTGAACTCGTTCCACGCCTGCAGGAAGCCGAAGACGCCGGTCGCGACGAGCCCGGGCGCCAGCAGCGGCAGGGTGATGCGGAAGAACGCCTGGGTGCGGGAGCAGCCGTCCATCATCGCCGCCTCCTCCAGCTCGTAGGGGACCCCTGCGACGAAGCCGCGCAGGGTCCAGATCGTGAAGGGCAGCACGCCCGCGACGTAGACGAGGGTGAGCCCGATGACCGTGTTGAGCAGGTCGAACGCCTCCAGCATCTTGTACTGGGAGATGAACAGCCCCTCCACCGGGATCATCTGGATCACGAGGAGCGTCACGATGAACGACATCCGGCCGCGGAAGCGGAACCTCGAGACCGCCACCGCCGCGACGAAGGCGAACAGCAGCGCGACGACGATCGTGAGGCCGGTGACCATGAGGCTGGTGCGCAGCGCGTCGGAGAACTGGTCGGTGGAGAAGACCGTGCGGTAGTTGTCGAGGCTGCCGCCGAACGGCACCCACGTCGGCGTCGGGCTGCGGATCTCGTTGCGGGCCAGGAACGAGCTGTTGACCATCCAGTAGACCGGGAACACCGAGACGAGGAACGCCAGGATCCCGAGGGTGTTGGCCGCGACGCGGGTCGGGCGGGGAGCTGGGCGGGACATCGGGGTCACCCCTCCTGGCGCAGCATGGCGCGGACGTAGGGCGCGGTGAGCAGGACGGTGAGCACGAGCATGAAGATGGCGACGGCCGCCGACATGCCGAACTCACCTCCGCCGATGCCGAGCCGGTAGATGTAGGTGCCGAGGAGGTTGGTGTCCTGGGCGCTGCCGCCGGCCTTCTGCAGGACGTAGATCTGGGTGAAGACCCGCAGGTCCCAGATGACCTGCAGCAGCCCGACGACGAGCAGCACCGGCAGGATCGTCGGCAGCATGACGTGGCGCAGCCGGCCGACCGGACCGGCCCCGTCGATCTCCGCGGCCTCGAGCAGCTCGGCGGGGAGCTGGGTGAGCGCGGCGTAGACGGTGAAGGCGACGAACGGCACGCTCATCCAGACCACGATGACGGTGGCGACGAAGAAGAACGACAGCGGGCGCAGCAGCCAGGAGTGGCCGGTGTAGTCGGCGCCGAGCTGCGTGAGGAGGTAGTTGACGACGCCGTACTGGGTGTCGAAGAGCCACTGCCACACGGTGAGGGCCGCCACCACCGGCATGGCCCAGGCCAGCAGGAGACCGGTCTGCAGGAGCAGTCGGACGCTGCGCGACATGTGCCGCATGGCGAGAGCCAGCCCGACGCCGATGAGCATGGTGAGCGCGGCGTTGACCAGGCAGAACGCGATCGAGCGCAGCGTCACCCGCCACAGGTAGGGGTCGGTCAGCAGCGTGCGGTAGTTCTCCAGGCCGAGCCACTCCGGCGGCTGGCCGAACTGCTGGGCGAGGCCGAAGTCCTGGAAGGACAGCACCACCTGGCGGACCAGCGGGTAGCCGAGGGCCAGCGCGAGCGCGAGCACCGACGGCACCACGAGGACGTAGGGCAACGGCGTGCGCCGCGGGCGGCGCGGCCGGGGCCGCGGATCGACCGGGACGGCGGGCGGGCTCGTCGGCCGGACGGCCGGCGGGCTGGTCGGGGCGCTGCTCATCGTTCCTCCTCCCCCGCGGGGCGGGCACCCGTGAGGGGCGCAGGGGCGTACGTGCTCTGGCCGGGGCGGGTCAGGGCGGGTCAGGGCGGGTCGGGGCACGGGTGCCCACGGTCCAGTGTCCTCGTCCGGCGGGGGACGGTGTCCACCCGCCGGACGAGAGCCGGGTCGTGTCAGCCGTTGAGCTGGCCGGCCATCTGCTCGTCGGCATTGCCGGCGAGCTCGGCGACGTCGCCGCCCTGGGCGATGGCGCTGAAGAGGTCCTCGAGCACGCGGGATCCCTCGACGGTGGCCCATCCCGGCGCCGCCGGGGTGAGCTTGGCGTTGGACGCCGCGGCCACGGTCGCCTCGGCGTACTCGTCGTCACCGAGCAGCGAGGCCAGCGACTCCTTGGCCGGCGTGAGGCCGGCCTCGGCCATGATCGTCTGGTAGTCGTCGCTCAGCATGAGCTCGACCGCCTCCTGCGCGAGGTCCTGGTTGGCGGACTTCGCCGCGATGGCGAGGTCGGAGCCACCGAGCAGGACCGGCGCCGGGGACCCGTCGGTGCCGGGCAGGGCGAAGACGCCCATCTCCTTGGCGAAGGTGTCGGGGCACCCGGTGTCCTCGGCCTCGATGAGGCCCTTGACCCAGCCCGGCGTCGACATCATGCCGACCTCACCGGCACACCACGGCGTCCACGGGTCGGCCTCGTTGCCGTCCTTGGGCGCCCCGGAGGCCTCGGTGAAGAGCTGCTGGGCCATCTCGAGCCCGGCGACCGACTCCTCGGAGCTGAGGGCCGGCGTCCACTCGCCGCCCTCCTCGACGGCGAGGTCACCACCGGCCGACCAGATGAACGCGGCACCGTTGCGCCAGTCCTGGCCGGGGAACCAGAAGCCGGAGAAGTTCGCCGGCTTGGGGTTGTCCTTCTTGAGCTGGACGGCGGCCTGCATGAACTCGTCGAGGGTGGTCGGCACCTCGAGGCCCGACTTCTCGAACAGGTCCTTGCGGTAGAAGATGTACTTCGAGCCGGCGTAGTAGGGGACGGCGTAGGTCTTGCCGTCCACGGTGGCGCCGTCGACGAACCCGGGCAGCAGGTCGTCGCCGCCGAGGTCGTCGACCTCGTCGGTGAGGTCGGCGAAGGCGCCGGCCGAGGTGAAGGTCGGGGCCTGGGTGTTGCCGATCTCGACGACGTCGGGGGTCTCGGACTCGCTGGACAGCGCGGTCGTGAGCTTCTCGACGAGCCCGTCCCACTCCTGCTGCTCGATCGTCAGCGTGGAGCCGGGGTTCTCCTCCTCGAAGGTCGTCTTCAGCCAGTCCCGCGCCTCCTGGGGCGTGTCCGTGCCGTTGAGCCAGACGCGGATCTCGGCGGACTCGGCGCCGCCGTCCTCGCTGGACGTTCCTTCGTCATCGCTGCCGCACGCGGCGAGCGTGGTCAGCGCGAGCGCGGCGACCGCCGCGCCGGTCAGTGACTTCTTGATGCGCACCACAGGGTTCCTCTCATCGATGTACCGCTTGGGGGGTCGGGGTGAGGCGCTCACGAGACGCCCAGCTCCCCGGCGAGCACGAGAACGGCCGCTCCCACGACCACGACGTCCTCGCCGAGCTTGGAGGTGCGGACGCCGAGCCCGGTGGAGCTGATCGGCATGGTCCGCTCGCGGATGGTGCGGTCCGCCGCGTCGAGCAGCGGACCGTCGAGCAGCTCCGCGGGGCCGCTCAGGACGATCTCGTGGAGGTTGAGGGCGGCCACGATCGGCGCCAGCACCTCGCCCAGGAGCCCGCCGACCTCGGCGAGCACCGCCGGCCCGTCCACGCCGGGCTCGCCGATGCGGCGCCGGAGGCGCGGCGCGGAGAGAACGGTCTCGAGGCAGCCGGTGCGCGAGCAGGCGCACCGCTCGCCGTCGGGGTCGACCACGACGTGCCCGATCTCGCCGGCGGCACCGAGGTGGCCGTGGAGCAGCGAGCCACCGAGCACGAAGCCGGCGCCGACGCCGGTGCCGACGCGCAGCACCATCAGGCCGCCGTCGCCGGACTCGCCGAAGGTGTGCTCACCCAGCACGGCGGTGTTGGCGTCGTTGGCCACGAAGACGGGGACCTCGAGCGCCTCGGCCAGCCGGGCGGCCAGCGGGGTGTCGGTCCAGGCCAGGTTGGGGGCGTCGATGACGGTGCCGGCGGTGTCGACCACGCCCGGGCTGCCGACGCCGATGCCCAGCACCGGGCGGTCGGTCATCGCCATCAGCTCGGTGGCCAGCTGGAGGACGAGCTGCACCGCCTGCTCGCCCTCGGCGCCGTCGACGTGCACCACGTGCCGTGCCTGCGGCGTGCCGGCCAGGTTGACCACGGCGCCGGACATCCGGTCGGTCTCGGACAGGTCGAGGGCGACGATGTGGTGGGAGTCGGCGGCCAGCCCGACCAGCGTCGGGGGCTTGCCCACCCGGCTCTCGGCGGGGGCGCCGAGCTCGCTGACGAACCCCTCGGCGAGCATCTCGCCGACGAGGTCCGAGACGGTGACGCGGGTGAGGCCGCTGGCGCGGGCCAGGTCGGCGCGGCTCGCGGGGCCGTCGCGGAACAGCTGCTGCAGCAGCAGCGAGCGGTGGTGCCGGCGGGCGTCCTCCTGGAGGAGCTTGCCTCGCGGCCGCAGCGGGCGTCCGACGGGAGTGTGCGGGGTCACATTAGTTAGTTCACCGCACTTACTTATCCCCTGTCAAGCATCTCCGCCGTGCTGGTCCAGCACACCGCGCGGAGCCAGTCCTCCCCCAGCCCCAGCGCCTCGAGCGCGGCCAGCTGCTCGCCGTAGGCGTAGGGGATGTGCGGGAAGTCGCTGCCGAGGTGCACCTTCCCGGCGAGCCCGAGGTCCCTCAGCCGCGGCAGCAGCGCGGACGGGTAGGCGCCACCCATCTCGGCGAAGAAGGGGGTGAACGCCATCGTCGTGTCGAGGGCGACGCGCTCGTGGGTCTCGGCGAGCGCGAGGAACTCGGCGTACTCCGGCGCGCCCGCGTGGGCGATGACCAGGCGCAGCCGCGGGTGCCGGACCAACAGCTCGGCGACGGGCGCGGGGCCGGTGTGCTCGGTCGGCACCGGGCCGCTGCCGGCGTGCAGGACCACCGGCGCGCCGCTCGCGGCGACCACGGACCACGCCTCGTCGAGCAGCGAGTCCGTGACGGTGAAGGCGCCGACCTGCACGTGCACCTTCCAGACCTCGACCCGGTGCGGGGAGGGAGCGGACCGGGCGGCGACGTACGACGCCACGCCGGGCTCGGGGAAGAAGGTGCCGCAGACCGCCGCCTCGGGTACGCGGGCGGCGAAGGCGGCGGCCCAGTCGTTGAGGAACTCCGCCATCCCCGGCTTGTGGGCGTAGGGCAGCGCGGTGAAGCGGCGCACGCCGAACGAGCGCAGCGTCTCGACCAGGACCTCGTCGTCGTCGCGGTAGTGCAGCGGCCACGGCCGACCGATCAGCGGTCCGGCCGCGTCGAACTGCGCCCGCACCTTGGCCATCACCCGCGGCGGCAGGAAGTGCGTGTGCAGGTCCATCAGCCCGGGCAGGCCGAGGGCCTCGGCAAAGGCGCGCGGGTCGGTCACCGGCTCGGTCCCGGGCTCATTTCCGGCCTCAGTCCCGGTGCCCCTTGAGCCGGCGCTGCACGGCCTCGACCTTCTCGCGGTTGGCCGTGCGCTCGGCCAGCGTGTGGCGCTTGTCGTAGGACTTCTTGCCCTTCGCCAGCGCGATCTCCACCTTGGCGCGGCCGTCCTTGAAGTAGAGGGCGAGCGGCACGATGGTGTAGCCCTTGTCGGTGATCTTGCGCTCGATCTTGTCGATCTCGGAGCGGTTGAGCAGCAGCTTGCGGCGCCGCCGGGCGGAGTGGTTGGTCCACGTGCCCTGGGTGTACTCCGGGATGTGGACGCCGAGCAGCCACGCCTCGCCGTTGTGAATCTCGGCGAAGCCGTCGACGAGCGACGCGCGGCCCTGCCGCAACGACTTCACCTCGGTGCCCATGAGGACGAGCCCGGCCTCCCAGGTGTCCTCGATGTGGTAGTCGTGGCGGGCCTTCTTGTTCTGCGCGACCATCTTCTGGCCCTGCTCCTTCGCCATCTGGCCATTCTCTCAGGCGGGACCAGCGGCGCGCACAGCGGTTTGTGCGGTCCAGGGCCGTGCGGAGCCGCCTCAGAGCCAGTTCATCGGGTCGACGGCCTGGCCGTTGACCATCACGGTGAAGTGCAGGTGGCAGCCGGTGGACCAGCCGGTGCTGCCCTCGTAGCCGATGACCTGGCCGCGCTCGACCTGGTCCCCCACCCCGACCGTGTAGCTGGTCGCGTGGTTGTAGATGCTCGCCACGCCGCGGCCGGCCAGGGCGCCGTGGTCGACGACGAGGCGGTGACCGTAGACGTCGCTGAAATAGGACGACACGACCTTGCCCGACGCGGCGGCCCGCAGGGGCGTACCGCAGCCGCCGGCGAAGTCCACGCCGTCGTGGAGGCCCCAGTAGTGGTAGATCGGGTGGGTGCGGTAACCGAAGGGCGAGGTGACGTAGCCGTCGACGGGGTAGGCCAGCACGCCGCCCGACGGCGCGCCGGGCGTCGCCAGGGCCTGGGACCGGGCCTGCGCGGCGCGCTGGCGGCGCAGCGCGGCCAGCGCCCTCTTGCGCAGCATCTCCTCGATCCGGGACTGCTCCCGCTCGAGCTCGCGCAGCTTGGCGAGGTCCTGCGCGCGCGCCTCGCGGGCGCCGACGCGGGCGTCGCGGCGCTCGAGGACGAGCGAGACGACCGAGTCCTTGGCCGCCTGCTGCTCGGCCTCGAGCTCCTGCATGAGCGCGAGGTGCTCGGCGGCCTCCGCACGCTTGGCCGCCACGTCGTCGCGGGCCGCGGAGACCTGCTCCTCCCGGACCTCGAGGAGCACCTCGGCGGCCTTGAGCTCGTCGTACGCCCGCGCCTCCTGCCCGACGATGACGTCGCGCACGCCGTCGCGGCGGGTGAGCTCCTCGGTCGACTCGGCGTCGATGAGCGAGGAGAAGGCGATCAGCTCGGGGTCGCCCTCGGAGTACATGTCGGCGACGGTGCTGGCCACCTGCTGG
This genomic stretch from Nocardioides renjunii harbors:
- a CDS encoding carbohydrate ABC transporter permease, with the translated sequence MSRPAPRPTRVAANTLGILAFLVSVFPVYWMVNSSFLARNEIRSPTPTWVPFGGSLDNYRTVFSTDQFSDALRTSLMVTGLTIVVALLFAFVAAVAVSRFRFRGRMSFIVTLLVIQMIPVEGLFISQYKMLEAFDLLNTVIGLTLVYVAGVLPFTIWTLRGFVAGVPYELEEAAMMDGCSRTQAFFRITLPLLAPGLVATGVFGFLQAWNEFTLALVVMTREDQRTLPLWLSTFADVNRGTDWGGIMAGSSLIAIPVIIFFLVVQSRMTSGLTAGAVKG
- a CDS encoding carbohydrate ABC transporter permease; the encoded protein is MSSAPTSPPAVRPTSPPAVPVDPRPRPRRPRRTPLPYVLVVPSVLALALALGYPLVRQVVLSFQDFGLAQQFGQPPEWLGLENYRTLLTDPYLWRVTLRSIAFCLVNAALTMLIGVGLALAMRHMSRSVRLLLQTGLLLAWAMPVVAALTVWQWLFDTQYGVVNYLLTQLGADYTGHSWLLRPLSFFFVATVIVVWMSVPFVAFTVYAALTQLPAELLEAAEIDGAGPVGRLRHVMLPTILPVLLVVGLLQVIWDLRVFTQIYVLQKAGGSAQDTNLLGTYIYRLGIGGGEFGMSAAVAIFMLVLTVLLTAPYVRAMLRQEG
- a CDS encoding extracellular solute-binding protein, with translation MRIKKSLTGAAVAALALTTLAACGSDDEGTSSEDGGAESAEIRVWLNGTDTPQEARDWLKTTFEEENPGSTLTIEQQEWDGLVEKLTTALSSESETPDVVEIGNTQAPTFTSAGAFADLTDEVDDLGGDDLLPGFVDGATVDGKTYAVPYYAGSKYIFYRKDLFEKSGLEVPTTLDEFMQAAVQLKKDNPKPANFSGFWFPGQDWRNGAAFIWSAGGDLAVEEGGEWTPALSSEESVAGLEMAQQLFTEASGAPKDGNEADPWTPWCAGEVGMMSTPGWVKGLIEAEDTGCPDTFAKEMGVFALPGTDGSPAPVLLGGSDLAIAAKSANQDLAQEAVELMLSDDYQTIMAEAGLTPAKESLASLLGDDEYAEATVAAASNAKLTPAAPGWATVEGSRVLEDLFSAIAQGGDVAELAGNADEQMAGQLNG
- a CDS encoding ROK family transcriptional regulator produces the protein MTPHTPVGRPLRPRGKLLQEDARRHHRSLLLQQLFRDGPASRADLARASGLTRVTVSDLVGEMLAEGFVSELGAPAESRVGKPPTLVGLAADSHHIVALDLSETDRMSGAVVNLAGTPQARHVVHVDGAEGEQAVQLVLQLATELMAMTDRPVLGIGVGSPGVVDTAGTVIDAPNLAWTDTPLAARLAEALEVPVFVANDANTAVLGEHTFGESGDGGLMVLRVGTGVGAGFVLGGSLLHGHLGAAGEIGHVVVDPDGERCACSRTGCLETVLSAPRLRRRIGEPGVDGPAVLAEVGGLLGEVLAPIVAALNLHEIVLSGPAELLDGPLLDAADRTIRERTMPISSTGLGVRTSKLGEDVVVVGAAVLVLAGELGVS
- a CDS encoding amidohydrolase family protein, with protein sequence MTDPRAFAEALGLPGLMDLHTHFLPPRVMAKVRAQFDAAGPLIGRPWPLHYRDDDEVLVETLRSFGVRRFTALPYAHKPGMAEFLNDWAAAFAARVPEAAVCGTFFPEPGVASYVAARSAPSPHRVEVWKVHVQVGAFTVTDSLLDEAWSVVAASGAPVVLHAGSGPVPTEHTGPAPVAELLVRHPRLRLVIAHAGAPEYAEFLALAETHERVALDTTMAFTPFFAEMGGAYPSALLPRLRDLGLAGKVHLGSDFPHIPYAYGEQLAALEALGLGEDWLRAVCWTSTAEMLDRG
- the smpB gene encoding SsrA-binding protein SmpB → MAKEQGQKMVAQNKKARHDYHIEDTWEAGLVLMGTEVKSLRQGRASLVDGFAEIHNGEAWLLGVHIPEYTQGTWTNHSARRRRKLLLNRSEIDKIERKITDKGYTIVPLALYFKDGRAKVEIALAKGKKSYDKRHTLAERTANREKVEAVQRRLKGHRD
- a CDS encoding peptidoglycan DD-metalloendopeptidase family protein, with the protein product MAAALVAVMALGVSAAHADDLKDKKNKVERELRGAHQDLDESSSDLRRATARLDAAQTQLADAKTRLATARGKVEVAQERDAEMQAALATAEAELATAEAALVQGRDDREVQRQQVASTVADMYSEGDPELIAFSSLIDAESTEELTRRDGVRDVIVGQEARAYDELKAAEVLLEVREEQVSAARDDVAAKRAEAAEHLALMQELEAEQQAAKDSVVSLVLERRDARVGAREARAQDLAKLRELEREQSRIEEMLRKRALAALRRQRAAQARSQALATPGAPSGGVLAYPVDGYVTSPFGYRTHPIYHYWGLHDGVDFAGGCGTPLRAAASGKVVSSYFSDVYGHRLVVDHGALAGRGVASIYNHATSYTVGVGDQVERGQVIGYEGSTGWSTGCHLHFTVMVNGQAVDPMNWL